The following nucleotide sequence is from Juglans microcarpa x Juglans regia isolate MS1-56 chromosome 6D, Jm3101_v1.0, whole genome shotgun sequence.
CACACGATCTCAAGTGTTAAGACTAATTCAAGTGGGTCTGTTATGTGTGCAGCAAAGACCTGAAGATAGACCAAACATGTCTTCTGTGGTTCTAATGTTAAGCAGTGAAGTTTTGTTGCCTATCCCAAGGCAGCCGGGTTTCTATGCAGATTCTCCGTCTAGCAACAATGCAACTTATTCAGCAAATGGAATCAGCATCTCAACATTCGAAGCACGGTAGATACTATCACTTGGTAGTGgtttcatttgaaatttgtacagttagaacaaaaggagaaaagataAATACATTTCTTGATTTAGAGCAAGAATTGTTATACCGTACTCATGTTGTTAATTTAGACAGAGGATTCTTCTTCAGACGGTCTGTTTGGCAACACAACTATTCTAAAgtattatcatatatttttttctcaaatatcactcaaacacaaaacactttttaattattattttaaatatttactaTAAACAATCTTCGTTATGAAAACAGAGCTACCTCATCTCAAcccataatatattttgtttttttttttttgtatttatttctttttattctctttatgataatccaaaaataaaaccttttgAGTTTTCCATGTCTGATGGAGGGTTGTCCACATGGGCAAAT
It contains:
- the LOC121234506 gene encoding G-type lectin S-receptor-like serine/threonine-protein kinase At4g27290, translated to MSPEYAVHGQYSVKSDVFSFGVLVLEILSGKKNRGFCHPDHHLNLLGHAWRLWIVDRAMELIDESVGDAHTRSQVLRLIQVGLLCVQQRPEDRPNMSSVVLMLSSEVLLPIPRQPGFYADSPSSNNATYSANGISISTFEAR